A region of Nostoc sp. 'Peltigera membranacea cyanobiont' N6 DNA encodes the following proteins:
- a CDS encoding SagB/ThcOx family dehydrogenase, with translation MPELHQSIAQHYHERTKYNPETLASKSQQLDWTKQPVPFKEYKIGSTFDLKPYIQEKAEGFANNPDAQWWQRLSRLLFRSYGLTARMPSMGSAVYLRAAPSAGGLYPAEVYVVSRGTSLLPPGLYNYQCRTHSLMHYWESDVWQTLQAACFWHPSLENTQLAIIVTAVFYRSAWRYEDRAYRRIFLDTGHLLGNIELAGAITDFRPHLIGGFVDESVNDLLYIDPQQEGAIAVLPLADLLDVNQNLPLGCTALPSATETSYPQIPDGELLTYFHRHTQIQSGVTGNLNLPVIKQEKSLEDKYNFPFCLKIPTTTAPIDWGKKLSELESTMYKRRSTRAYNGEDLTFDELKSLLDFTYQPQNYIDQSLDISPDYFDLNLIETFIAVCGVKGLESGCYYYAPKAQELRQIRFKNFRRELHFLCLGQELGRDAAAVLFHTADLKAAIAQYGDRVYRYLHLDAGHLGQRLNLAAMHLNVGVSGIGGFFDDQVNDVLGIPADEAALYITTLGRPR, from the coding sequence ATGCCAGAATTACACCAATCAATTGCCCAGCATTACCACGAACGGACTAAATACAACCCTGAGACTCTTGCCTCCAAAAGTCAGCAGTTAGACTGGACTAAACAGCCAGTGCCTTTCAAAGAGTACAAAATTGGCTCTACTTTTGATCTCAAACCCTATATTCAAGAAAAAGCAGAGGGATTTGCTAATAACCCAGATGCTCAATGGTGGCAAAGACTCTCCCGGTTGCTGTTTCGCAGCTATGGATTGACAGCGAGAATGCCTTCTATGGGTAGTGCTGTGTATTTACGTGCTGCTCCCAGTGCAGGCGGATTATACCCTGCTGAAGTCTATGTGGTTTCCCGTGGCACGTCGTTATTGCCACCTGGTTTGTATAACTACCAGTGTCGGACTCATTCTCTGATGCATTATTGGGAAAGTGATGTTTGGCAAACCCTCCAAGCAGCTTGTTTCTGGCATCCTTCTTTAGAAAATACCCAACTAGCGATTATTGTCACTGCGGTATTCTATCGTTCTGCATGGCGCTATGAAGATCGGGCTTATCGCCGGATTTTTCTAGATACGGGACATCTGTTAGGCAATATCGAATTGGCTGGTGCGATTACTGACTTTCGCCCTCATTTAATCGGCGGCTTTGTGGACGAATCGGTAAACGATCTGCTTTATATCGATCCGCAACAAGAAGGTGCGATCGCTGTCTTACCTCTGGCAGACTTGTTAGATGTCAATCAAAATTTGCCATTGGGATGTACTGCTTTACCTTCCGCCACTGAAACCAGTTATCCTCAAATCCCCGATGGTGAATTGCTGACATATTTCCATCGACACACCCAGATTCAATCAGGTGTAACTGGCAATCTCAATTTACCAGTTATCAAACAAGAGAAATCTTTAGAGGATAAATATAACTTTCCTTTCTGTTTGAAAATTCCCACCACTACTGCACCTATAGATTGGGGAAAAAAGCTGTCAGAACTAGAAAGTACTATGTACAAGCGACGCTCTACCCGCGCTTATAATGGTGAGGATTTAACTTTCGATGAATTAAAAAGTTTACTCGATTTCACTTACCAACCGCAAAATTATATCGATCAAAGTTTAGATATTTCTCCAGACTACTTTGATTTGAATTTAATCGAAACATTTATTGCTGTTTGCGGAGTTAAAGGACTGGAGTCAGGTTGTTACTATTACGCACCCAAAGCCCAAGAATTACGCCAAATTCGGTTTAAAAATTTCCGGCGAGAGTTACATTTTCTCTGTTTGGGGCAAGAATTAGGGCGTGATGCAGCAGCAGTGTTATTTCATACAGCCGATTTAAAGGCTGCGATCGCTCAATATGGCGATCGCGTTTACCGTTACTTACATCTGGATGCCGGTCATTTGGGACAACGCCTGAATTTAGCCGCAATGCACCTAAATGTAGGCGTTAGCGGTATCGGTGGATTTTTTGATGACCAAGTAAATGATGTTTTGGGTATTCCTGCTGATGAAGCTGCTCTATATATCACTACATTGGGACGACCAAGATAA
- a CDS encoding Mo-dependent nitrogenase C-terminal domain-containing protein, producing the protein MTSFIQIQSKNDLLHPLRQWLETIEIHNSKLAHFLCKAIPAQCPFERDIKFLGRKLFHIPPMCKLNPLYEEVVGLRFKALCYLADECGEDIAIYC; encoded by the coding sequence ATGACAAGCTTTATCCAAATTCAGTCAAAAAATGACCTACTGCACCCACTCCGCCAGTGGTTGGAAACAATAGAAATTCATAACTCCAAATTGGCTCATTTCCTGTGCAAAGCGATCCCTGCTCAGTGTCCCTTTGAGCGAGATATTAAGTTCCTTGGCCGGAAGCTATTTCACATTCCTCCAATGTGTAAATTAAATCCCCTATACGAAGAAGTGGTTGGTTTGCGTTTTAAAGCGCTCTGTTATCTTGCCGATGAGTGTGGTGAAGATATTGCAATCTATTGCTAA
- a CDS encoding response regulator transcription factor, giving the protein MTHILLVEDEVKLARFVELELNYEGYQVSIAYDGLTALTAARELHLDLVILDWMLPGLSGLEICRRLRSIGDRVPIILLTVKDEESDRIAGLDAGADDYLVKPFSVDELLARVSAHLRRNRQVNVADVLEFEDLSLNRRTRQVYREQRLIELTAKEFDLLEYLLAHPRQVITCDRILQEVWAYDFMGDANIIELHIRYLRLKLEANNEKSLIQTVSGIGYTLHD; this is encoded by the coding sequence ATGACGCACATCTTACTGGTTGAAGATGAAGTCAAACTGGCGCGATTTGTCGAATTGGAATTGAATTATGAAGGCTATCAAGTCAGTATTGCCTACGATGGATTAACTGCACTCACCGCAGCGCGTGAGTTACATCTAGATTTAGTAATTTTAGACTGGATGTTGCCAGGTTTGTCAGGGTTGGAAATTTGCCGCCGCCTGCGAAGTATTGGCGATCGAGTGCCGATAATCTTATTAACCGTCAAAGATGAAGAGAGCGATCGCATTGCAGGCTTAGACGCTGGTGCTGATGATTACCTCGTAAAACCCTTCAGCGTTGATGAATTATTAGCCAGAGTTAGCGCTCATCTGCGAAGAAATCGGCAAGTAAATGTTGCAGATGTTTTAGAATTTGAAGACCTAAGTTTAAATCGTCGCACTCGCCAAGTGTACCGAGAGCAGAGGTTAATTGAGTTAACTGCTAAGGAATTTGATTTATTAGAATATTTGCTGGCCCATCCGCGACAAGTAATTACTTGCGATCGCATTTTACAAGAAGTCTGGGCTTACGACTTCATGGGCGATGCTAACATCATCGAGCTTCATATCCGCTACCTGCGTCTGAAACTTGAAGCCAATAACGAAAAGTCCCTCATTCAAACAGTGAGTGGTATCGGCTACACATTGCATGATTGA
- the arsM gene encoding arsenosugar biosynthesis arsenite methyltransferase ArsM, with translation MTYLETAAQFYREVAETPQVGLCCVQSTPLQLPGLKIPLAMQEMNYGCGTTVHPTELGKQPTVLYVGVGGGLEALQFAYFSRYAGAVIAVEPVEAMREAATRNLEIAAQENPWFDTSFVEIREGDAFNLPVADLRVDIVAQNCLFNIFEPEDLTRALKEAYRVLKPGGRLQMSDPIATSQIPAHLQEDERLRAMCLSGALTYQEYTERITNAGFGQVEIRARRPYRLLDSHTYNLDGHLLLESLDSVSFKVAIPEDGACIFTGKTAIYAGSEPFFDDSAGHILQRGIPAAVCDKTAAKLAALKPTEIIVTNSTWHYSGGGCC, from the coding sequence ATGACCTATCTAGAAACAGCAGCGCAATTCTACCGCGAAGTTGCCGAAACCCCGCAAGTTGGACTTTGTTGTGTGCAAAGTACACCCCTGCAATTACCAGGATTAAAAATTCCTTTGGCAATGCAGGAAATGAACTATGGTTGTGGCACTACCGTTCATCCCACCGAATTAGGAAAGCAACCGACTGTGCTTTATGTCGGCGTTGGTGGCGGCTTAGAAGCTTTGCAATTCGCTTATTTCTCCCGCTATGCAGGTGCTGTAATTGCCGTTGAACCGGTTGAAGCGATGCGGGAAGCAGCCACACGCAATCTGGAAATTGCTGCTCAAGAAAACCCGTGGTTTGACACCAGTTTTGTGGAAATCCGCGAAGGCGATGCTTTTAACCTACCCGTTGCGGATCTTCGCGTTGATATTGTGGCGCAGAATTGCCTTTTCAATATTTTTGAGCCAGAAGATTTAACCCGTGCTTTAAAAGAAGCCTATCGGGTATTAAAACCAGGGGGACGTTTGCAGATGAGCGATCCCATTGCTACTAGTCAAATTCCGGCACATCTTCAAGAAGATGAACGACTAAGAGCCATGTGTTTATCTGGCGCACTCACATATCAAGAGTATACTGAACGGATTACAAATGCTGGCTTTGGTCAAGTTGAAATTCGCGCCCGTCGTCCTTATCGTCTACTAGATTCCCATACTTATAATCTAGACGGACATCTACTTTTAGAAAGCCTGGATTCTGTCTCCTTTAAAGTTGCTATTCCCGAAGATGGCGCTTGTATTTTCACGGGAAAAACAGCAATTTATGCTGGCTCAGAACCCTTCTTTGACGACTCAGCAGGACATATACTCCAGCGAGGTATTCCCGCAGCAGTGTGTGATAAAACTGCTGCTAAACTTGCGGCACTCAAGCCAACAGAAATAATTGTTACCAATTCAACCTGGCACTATAGCGGTGGTGGTTGCTGTTAA
- a CDS encoding inorganic phosphate transporter, whose protein sequence is MLLISLFIATLFLAYCNGANDNCKGVATLFGSRTTSYQTAILWATFTTLGGAVTATFLAGTLIKNFSGKGLVPDAIANAPEFHIAVAIAAGLTVLIATLIGFPISTTHSLTGAIVGAGLVAFGLQVNFAVLVNSFILPLLLSPIIAIFLGAGIYSLSGYINSKWNLPVNQKRIDACHFISAGIISFARGLNDTPKIFSIVLIIEYFSIQGGMITIAIAMALGGLLNSQKVAITMSEKITSLNHIQGLSANIVTAILVIIASRFGLPISSTYVSVGSIFGVGLTGKKVNLRVSYQILLSWILTLPTAAIISAITYRLLQG, encoded by the coding sequence ATGTTGTTAATTAGTCTATTTATCGCTACGCTTTTTTTAGCATATTGCAATGGTGCCAATGACAACTGTAAAGGGGTGGCAACGTTGTTTGGTAGCCGAACTACCAGCTATCAAACAGCAATTTTGTGGGCAACTTTTACAACTTTAGGTGGTGCAGTAACTGCAACTTTTTTGGCAGGTACGCTAATTAAAAACTTCTCTGGGAAAGGACTAGTACCTGATGCGATCGCTAATGCACCAGAGTTTCATATCGCAGTTGCGATCGCTGCTGGTTTAACTGTACTGATCGCAACCCTCATCGGGTTTCCTATTTCCACAACTCACAGTTTAACAGGTGCTATTGTTGGTGCTGGATTAGTAGCCTTCGGACTCCAAGTCAATTTTGCAGTTTTGGTAAATTCCTTTATTTTACCTCTATTACTCAGTCCCATCATTGCTATTTTCTTGGGAGCAGGAATTTACAGCTTGTCTGGCTATATCAATTCCAAGTGGAACCTACCAGTCAATCAGAAAAGGATTGATGCTTGCCATTTTATCAGCGCTGGAATTATCAGTTTTGCGAGAGGATTAAATGATACTCCTAAGATTTTCTCAATCGTTCTAATTATTGAGTATTTTTCTATTCAGGGAGGGATGATCACAATTGCGATCGCAATGGCACTTGGCGGTTTACTCAACTCGCAAAAAGTTGCTATTACTATGAGTGAAAAGATTACTTCATTGAATCATATTCAAGGCTTATCAGCAAATATAGTAACTGCAATTTTGGTCATTATAGCTAGCCGATTTGGTCTTCCTATTTCTAGCACTTATGTTTCAGTTGGTTCTATTTTTGGAGTAGGATTAACTGGTAAAAAAGTTAATCTACGTGTTTCTTATCAGATATTATTATCGTGGATTTTAACTTTACCTACTGCTGCAATTATTAGTGCAATAACTTACAGATTATTGCAAGGTTAG
- the arsS gene encoding arsenosugar biosynthesis radical SAM (seleno)protein ArsS (Some members of this family are selenoproteins.), whose amino-acid sequence MQTQSQVTLDSTVTSFKNKLNSPLTKKGITVLQINLGKRCNLSCTHCHVEAGPKRTEELSPEICEQLISLIYKSPETKIVDLTGGAPEMNYGFKPLVEAARASGKQVIVRSNLTIYFEDGFSDLPEYFAQHQIRVVASLPCYLADNVDKMRGSGVFDSSVKALQWLNKVGYGKEQNLILDLVFNPQLPTSEKFSLAPEQTNLERDYKMFLQEHFNIVFNNLFTITNFPVGRTKMHLERRKLYTSYLQFLESHFNPDTVEHLMCRDELSIDYLGNVYDCDFNQMMNLPAKTRNGETLTVSKLLEAGSLDLISEIQTAAYCYGCTAGCGSSCGGALL is encoded by the coding sequence ATGCAAACTCAATCACAAGTAACGCTAGATTCAACAGTCACATCATTTAAAAATAAACTCAATTCCCCTTTGACAAAAAAGGGAATCACTGTTTTACAAATAAATCTAGGTAAGCGCTGTAACCTTTCCTGTACACACTGTCATGTTGAAGCTGGGCCAAAACGTACAGAAGAACTTTCTCCTGAAATTTGCGAACAATTGATTTCGCTAATTTATAAATCTCCCGAAACTAAAATTGTAGATTTAACTGGTGGCGCACCAGAAATGAATTATGGATTTAAGCCATTAGTAGAAGCAGCTAGAGCATCTGGTAAGCAGGTAATTGTCCGGTCTAATTTGACTATTTATTTTGAAGATGGATTTTCTGATTTACCAGAATACTTTGCTCAACACCAAATAAGAGTTGTGGCTTCCCTACCCTGCTATTTGGCAGATAATGTTGATAAAATGCGTGGCTCTGGTGTTTTTGATAGTTCAGTCAAAGCTTTACAATGGCTTAACAAAGTTGGCTATGGTAAAGAACAAAATTTAATTTTGGACTTGGTATTTAATCCCCAGTTACCCACTAGTGAAAAATTTTCTTTAGCTCCCGAACAGACTAACCTAGAACGAGATTATAAAATGTTCTTACAAGAACATTTTAATATTGTATTTAACAACCTCTTCACCATTACCAACTTTCCAGTTGGTAGAACAAAAATGCATTTAGAACGGAGAAAACTGTACACCAGCTATTTGCAGTTTTTAGAGTCGCATTTTAATCCTGACACAGTTGAACATTTAATGTGCCGCGATGAACTTTCAATTGATTATCTAGGAAATGTGTATGATTGTGACTTTAACCAGATGATGAATTTGCCTGCAAAAACTCGCAATGGTGAAACCTTAACAGTTAGCAAATTGCTAGAAGCTGGCAGTTTAGACCTAATTAGTGAGATCCAAACGGCTGCTTATTGCTATGGTTGTACTGCTGGGTGTGGTTCTAGTTGTGGTGGTGCTTTGCTTTAA
- a CDS encoding zinc-dependent alcohol dehydrogenase family protein, translating to MKAVLMTASGSPEVLQIQEVPNPAIPGNTELLVRLVAAGINPIDTKLRSRGTFYPDRTPTILGCDGAGIVEAVGASVQRFRAGDEVYFCYGGLGAHQGNYAEYTVVDERFVAPKPASISFTEAAAAPLVLITAWEALYERGRLSPGERVFIHAGAGGVGHVAIQLAKLKGATVSTTVSSEEKANFVKELGADHVIFYKQTDFVQAVLDWTGGEGVDLAFDTIGGETFHKTFPAVRVYGDIVTILEPDANTVWKTARLRNLRISLELMLAPALLGLEESLQHHAEILEQCATWIDEGKLKIHVSHKFPLKEAAKAHQLIESGSVTGKIVLLISDE from the coding sequence GTGAAAGCAGTCTTGATGACAGCATCTGGCAGTCCCGAAGTTCTGCAAATACAAGAAGTGCCAAACCCTGCTATTCCAGGGAATACTGAACTTTTAGTGCGCTTGGTGGCAGCTGGCATTAACCCCATTGATACTAAACTTCGTAGCCGAGGCACTTTCTACCCCGATCGCACGCCGACAATTTTAGGATGTGATGGTGCTGGTATAGTCGAAGCCGTAGGTGCTAGCGTTCAGCGTTTTCGCGCAGGCGATGAAGTCTACTTTTGCTACGGCGGATTGGGCGCACACCAAGGTAATTATGCTGAATATACCGTTGTAGATGAGCGGTTCGTCGCACCCAAACCCGCGTCTATCTCCTTTACAGAAGCAGCAGCAGCACCTTTAGTATTAATCACCGCCTGGGAAGCTTTATACGAACGGGGACGATTGTCACCTGGGGAACGAGTTTTTATTCATGCGGGTGCTGGTGGTGTCGGTCATGTAGCAATTCAATTGGCGAAACTCAAAGGTGCTACTGTTTCTACAACAGTCAGTTCTGAAGAAAAGGCTAATTTCGTCAAAGAACTCGGTGCAGACCATGTAATTTTTTACAAACAAACAGACTTTGTGCAAGCGGTATTAGATTGGACTGGCGGCGAAGGCGTAGACTTGGCTTTTGATACCATAGGCGGCGAAACCTTTCACAAAACTTTCCCCGCAGTGCGAGTCTATGGTGATATTGTGACGATTCTCGAACCAGATGCCAATACTGTTTGGAAAACTGCTAGATTACGCAATCTCCGCATTAGTTTAGAATTAATGCTCGCACCAGCGTTACTAGGATTGGAAGAAAGCCTCCAGCACCATGCAGAAATTCTCGAACAATGTGCCACCTGGATCGATGAAGGCAAGTTAAAAATCCATGTTAGCCACAAGTTTCCTTTAAAAGAAGCGGCTAAAGCCCACCAACTAATTGAAAGCGGTTCTGTGACGGGTAAAATTGTTCTACTTATTAGCGACGAATAA
- a CDS encoding pentapeptide repeat-containing protein, with protein MFLCVVSILIFPLSTWAAQTQPERIPLTLELLQERLRTPTLREGNLTVDLQKMVIDLRPENASFRDAFYQLLRKELGAKPLGLDLSYALILGDFVGSDLGLRTPLYAKAIAPIFTFTEQQELERLRFVCLESLVNSKDCRSLLGTKSSPSSEIAVFRGVLKLVQTRFNGEIKFSNTFFLQSVDAQGATFLQSTNWTETRFGRPVSFSGGKFKQQSNFQGSIFFEKANFKQTQFQEFADFQGSIFENTANFNQATFKELAKFNSVQWRENADFSDVRFANQVQFTKANFNQFFILTDATFEQAAIFREVEFNQSVNLQGASILNQADFSDARFSPEACLSVPGLTFNSNQAKILGNPGQIGKMFCTPTLQGNQNILRNLGQNFRQQQQVTDANELEYTKQELRLVEMSRRLTATNINSASVASLIKLGFSATQAAAIAQRRLIKSFRNSSELLTLADIDLEKYTQLSDRLIVGEPLSIGGWLLQAWSWLGLSVLLLLSGYGTNFWLVFGVGGVAIAYFGLLFWLVDRYRRLHPIPIIPTSYETISILVSFSLLEFLSLLAIFRNAQQPWLTLGCLFIIIVPVPLALLMRLYQQGRYHDLMDVSYFTEDGTFRQLRLLIGRLPVIPRNQTFRERYMPLLSDRRWNWLNYYDFSLNNLVKLGFNDIRLRDEHLPGIISALAWYQWSLGVIYITLVLWTLSRTIPGLNLLIYLK; from the coding sequence GTGTTCCTTTGCGTTGTATCAATTCTCATTTTCCCTCTATCAACCTGGGCAGCACAAACGCAACCAGAACGTATACCCTTAACTCTGGAATTATTACAAGAACGTCTACGCACACCCACACTGCGCGAAGGCAATTTGACGGTAGATTTGCAGAAGATGGTGATTGATTTGCGCCCAGAAAACGCTAGCTTTCGTGATGCTTTTTACCAACTACTGCGAAAAGAATTAGGTGCAAAACCTCTGGGTTTAGACCTCAGCTATGCCCTGATTTTAGGGGATTTTGTGGGCAGCGATTTGGGTTTAAGAACACCGTTGTATGCTAAAGCCATTGCTCCGATTTTCACCTTTACCGAACAACAAGAACTAGAACGTTTGCGCTTTGTTTGTCTGGAGTCATTAGTGAATTCTAAAGATTGTCGATCGCTTTTGGGAACAAAATCAAGTCCATCGAGTGAAATTGCGGTCTTTCGTGGTGTCTTGAAACTCGTGCAAACTCGCTTCAATGGCGAAATAAAGTTCTCTAATACATTCTTTCTTCAGTCTGTGGATGCCCAAGGTGCAACTTTTCTCCAATCCACTAATTGGACTGAAACCCGATTTGGTCGTCCTGTCAGCTTTAGCGGTGGTAAATTCAAGCAACAAAGCAATTTTCAAGGCAGTATTTTTTTTGAAAAAGCTAATTTCAAACAAACTCAATTTCAGGAATTCGCTGATTTTCAAGGTAGTATCTTTGAAAATACTGCCAATTTCAATCAAGCAACTTTTAAAGAGTTGGCTAAATTCAATAGCGTGCAGTGGCGAGAAAATGCTGATTTTTCTGATGTCCGCTTTGCCAATCAAGTACAGTTTACTAAAGCAAATTTTAATCAGTTTTTTATTTTAACAGATGCGACTTTTGAGCAAGCTGCCATATTTCGAGAAGTGGAGTTTAATCAATCGGTGAATTTGCAAGGTGCAAGCATTCTTAACCAAGCAGATTTTAGCGATGCTAGATTTTCTCCAGAAGCTTGTTTAAGCGTACCTGGTTTAACTTTTAATTCTAACCAAGCAAAAATTTTAGGTAATCCCGGTCAGATTGGTAAGATGTTCTGTACCCCGACATTGCAAGGTAATCAAAATATCTTGCGGAATTTAGGGCAAAATTTCCGTCAGCAACAACAAGTTACCGATGCTAATGAACTGGAATACACAAAACAAGAACTGCGATTAGTAGAAATGAGTCGCCGTTTGACGGCTACAAATATTAATAGTGCAAGTGTTGCAAGTTTGATTAAATTAGGTTTTTCTGCAACTCAAGCCGCAGCGATCGCCCAACGTCGTCTGATAAAATCTTTTCGTAACAGCAGTGAGTTACTGACCTTAGCTGATATCGATTTAGAGAAATATACTCAACTTAGCGATCGCTTAATCGTTGGCGAACCCCTTTCTATCGGTGGGTGGTTACTGCAAGCTTGGAGTTGGTTGGGGTTGAGTGTACTACTGCTGTTGAGTGGCTATGGGACAAATTTTTGGTTAGTGTTTGGCGTGGGAGGAGTTGCGATCGCTTATTTCGGCTTACTATTTTGGCTAGTGGATCGCTATCGCCGCCTGCATCCCATACCAATTATTCCCACCTCTTACGAAACCATTTCGATATTAGTCAGTTTTAGCCTTTTAGAATTCTTGAGTTTACTAGCCATCTTTCGCAATGCTCAACAACCTTGGCTGACATTGGGATGTCTTTTCATAATTATTGTCCCCGTACCACTAGCTTTATTGATGCGACTTTATCAACAAGGGCGTTATCACGATTTAATGGACGTTTCTTACTTTACCGAAGATGGTACATTTCGCCAGTTACGATTGTTGATTGGGCGTTTACCAGTGATCCCAAGAAATCAGACATTTCGGGAACGATATATGCCTCTACTGAGCGATCGCCGTTGGAACTGGCTCAACTATTATGATTTTAGTCTCAACAACCTAGTTAAATTAGGATTTAATGACATTCGCCTGCGAGACGAACACTTACCAGGTATCATCTCTGCACTTGCTTGGTATCAATGGAGTTTAGGTGTAATTTACATCACATTAGTTTTGTGGACTCTTTCCCGCACAATTCCAGGATTGAATTTGCTAATTTATCTGAAGTAA
- a CDS encoding DUF2808 domain-containing protein: protein MRVATLFGITLSLAMGVGGLTLPVTQAVQLRDGTVYFVQPPKLVNATTTYKDVNIWGGTYYFTINLPDNAGESLQKVTIAQREGTENIRYNLNDTRAFVGTRDRKESRLTLGAVTDERDTRTVTVNFDPPVIPGQTVTIALRPVSNPSFSGVYLMGVTAFPQGEKSHGQFLGFGRFQFYSNGSSWWFP from the coding sequence ATGCGTGTTGCAACTTTATTTGGAATAACACTCTCGTTAGCAATGGGTGTTGGGGGATTAACGCTTCCGGTGACTCAAGCGGTGCAGCTTAGAGATGGTACAGTCTACTTTGTCCAACCGCCGAAACTTGTAAATGCAACGACTACTTATAAAGATGTGAATATTTGGGGCGGAACTTACTATTTCACGATCAACTTGCCGGATAATGCTGGAGAATCCCTCCAGAAAGTAACGATCGCACAAAGGGAGGGAACAGAAAACATCCGCTACAATCTTAATGATACCCGCGCCTTTGTCGGAACACGCGATCGCAAAGAATCTCGGCTAACACTAGGCGCAGTCACAGACGAACGCGACACACGAACAGTTACTGTGAACTTCGATCCGCCTGTAATTCCGGGACAGACAGTGACAATCGCCTTGCGTCCTGTGAGTAATCCCAGCTTTTCTGGGGTTTATTTAATGGGTGTGACAGCATTCCCACAGGGTGAAAAATCTCACGGACAATTTCTCGGCTTTGGAAGGTTTCAGTTTTACAGCAATGGAAGTAGCTGGTGGTTTCCATAA
- a CDS encoding DoxX family protein has product MNKYKEILRVVLAISIIVVGVTHFVIPEPYVKIMPPQLPYPLGLVYLSGFYEILGGIGLLVPPVSQAAAWGLIALFIAVYPANINMAVNHIQLEHIPNSPWVHVIRLPFQGVLIAWAWWYTKSSDWKKQASIIPKSLIPKELKLK; this is encoded by the coding sequence ATGAACAAGTATAAGGAAATATTACGTGTAGTTCTTGCTATATCCATCATTGTGGTTGGAGTGACACACTTTGTTATTCCAGAACCGTATGTCAAAATTATGCCACCGCAACTTCCTTATCCTTTAGGATTAGTTTATCTCAGTGGCTTTTATGAAATTTTAGGTGGTATCGGCTTATTAGTCCCGCCTGTAAGTCAAGCTGCTGCTTGGGGACTTATTGCTCTTTTTATTGCTGTCTACCCTGCCAATATCAATATGGCGGTTAATCATATTCAACTAGAACATATACCAAATTCACCTTGGGTACACGTAATCAGACTTCCCTTTCAAGGAGTTTTAATTGCTTGGGCTTGGTGGTACACTAAATCTTCTGATTGGAAAAAACAAGCTTCTATCATTCCTAAGTCACTTATTCCCAAAGAATTAAAATTGAAATGA